A genomic window from Acidobacteriota bacterium includes:
- a CDS encoding ATP-binding protein produces MKKIFFIGLALFLSLSLINIIHKIQWKEPSDGLIWEEKPSGLFLRGVETSKINKDLILEKGVRLLSINGIKVKKRADLFKILWGNRIGEELYYELEKNNERLVAKIKLISSRTDLLYFYLAFLGIFSFIVSFIVYEEKEKNNQYYYFFFLMFLLFGFYSFSATGKFNTLDWIFFWTDRFSFILFPAAFLNFALIFPERKHFLKNKPFYQFLLYFPSIFLIMINFYIIHNVSFQLKVKDISLIISGLSKINIFFFGFLVLIPLFVMYNSFIKARDLIIKNQIKWILLGLSLGIVPFILFYLIPFSMDVHPSRVQEFTVLFQILVPVSFVYAIKKWRIMDIEVLVKKSINYFLSFILLFFIYIYLSYKTEIFKDDKYSYFILGVLAIILGATLYFPLKNFISYFFNRVFFKKEFFERKKVLSKIRNFSLRNLDELSNSIIEAINKVVSVDRLGIFLAKNDVNSFTLLSEKGEIFSNRDYNFSNRFLNKLKSDEYFYVYSLKEAAEKFPEDIEFLKDSRMFQFMPLRSDGNIIGFIGMGKKIDGKFLNSEDWEIMKTIQLSASLSIENAKLWKELENKIKDLQRLKDFNERIIESLKAGVVVVDKNENIIGWNKFSEVIFGKKREDVIGKNIKDIIESNIYSSLFTQVKKDYYLFLNRIGLNLPTGERRLFDVSRSSFLGEDDVYMGTIFMFEDITDKITIQQQLITSERLASIGLLAAGIAHEINTPLTGISSYIQYLLKTPSEDEKLPEILKKIESQTERVGRIVKSLLSFSRQGRPSVQKIKLEEMISDIISLLDYKIKKSRIDLNLALKESLMVWGDRDKLQQVFLNIISNAIDAMSKGGVLSIDIQETKGNAIIRIQDTGIGIKKEHLPRIFDPFFTTKGFGKGTGLGLSISYGIIKEHGGDIEVQSEEGKGTTFTIELPIENKKLLNYEDFEGESKNGL; encoded by the coding sequence ATGAAGAAGATATTTTTCATAGGTTTGGCTTTATTTTTGTCCCTTTCGCTAATAAACATCATACATAAGATTCAATGGAAAGAGCCTTCTGATGGCCTAATCTGGGAAGAAAAGCCAAGTGGCCTTTTCCTTCGAGGGGTAGAGACCAGTAAAATTAATAAAGATTTAATTCTAGAAAAGGGAGTAAGATTATTATCGATTAATGGAATTAAAGTTAAAAAAAGAGCAGATTTATTTAAAATTTTATGGGGTAACAGAATCGGAGAAGAACTCTACTACGAGTTAGAAAAAAACAATGAAAGACTAGTAGCAAAAATCAAATTGATATCAAGCAGGACTGACTTGCTGTATTTTTATTTAGCTTTTCTCGGGATTTTTTCTTTCATTGTTTCTTTTATTGTTTATGAAGAGAAGGAGAAAAACAACCAGTATTATTATTTTTTCTTTTTGATGTTTTTGCTTTTTGGATTTTATAGTTTTTCTGCAACCGGTAAATTCAATACATTAGACTGGATTTTTTTTTGGACAGATAGATTTAGTTTTATTCTATTTCCTGCAGCATTTTTAAATTTTGCTTTAATTTTTCCAGAGAGGAAACATTTTTTAAAGAATAAGCCTTTTTATCAATTTTTATTGTACTTTCCTTCAATATTCCTAATAATGATAAATTTTTATATCATACATAATGTATCTTTCCAGTTAAAAGTGAAAGATATTTCTTTAATAATTTCTGGATTAAGCAAAATAAATATATTCTTTTTTGGTTTTTTAGTGCTCATCCCATTGTTTGTAATGTATAATTCATTTATTAAAGCAAGGGATTTAATTATTAAGAACCAGATAAAATGGATATTACTGGGTTTATCCCTTGGGATTGTTCCATTTATACTTTTTTATTTAATTCCTTTTTCGATGGATGTCCATCCTTCAAGAGTTCAGGAATTCACAGTTTTATTTCAGATTTTAGTACCTGTTTCATTTGTTTACGCTATTAAAAAATGGAGAATAATGGACATAGAAGTATTAGTTAAAAAATCAATTAATTATTTTCTGAGTTTTATTCTTTTGTTTTTTATATATATATATTTGAGTTATAAAACAGAAATTTTCAAGGATGATAAGTATTCTTATTTTATTCTTGGGGTGTTAGCAATAATTCTGGGAGCAACGCTTTATTTTCCTTTGAAAAATTTTATTTCATATTTTTTTAACAGGGTTTTTTTCAAAAAGGAATTTTTCGAAAGAAAAAAAGTTTTATCAAAGATAAGGAACTTTTCTCTTAGGAATTTGGATGAGCTTTCCAATTCAATTATTGAAGCTATAAATAAGGTTGTCTCTGTTGATAGACTCGGTATATTTCTTGCTAAAAACGATGTTAATTCTTTTACATTATTGTCAGAAAAGGGAGAGATTTTCTCAAATAGAGATTATAACTTTTCCAATAGATTTCTAAATAAATTAAAGAGTGATGAATATTTTTATGTATATTCTTTAAAAGAAGCTGCGGAGAAATTCCCTGAAGATATAGAATTTTTGAAAGATTCAAGAATGTTTCAGTTTATGCCTCTCAGGTCAGATGGAAATATTATAGGTTTTATCGGGATGGGAAAGAAAATCGATGGTAAATTTTTGAACAGCGAGGATTGGGAAATTATGAAAACAATTCAACTTTCAGCCTCTCTATCAATTGAAAATGCAAAGCTATGGAAAGAGTTAGAAAATAAAATAAAGGATTTGCAGAGACTTAAAGACTTTAACGAAAGAATAATCGAAAGCCTCAAAGCAGGTGTGGTTGTGGTGGATAAGAATGAAAATATAATTGGTTGGAATAAATTCTCTGAGGTAATTTTTGGAAAAAAGAGAGAGGATGTAATCGGCAAAAACATTAAAGATATTATAGAATCCAACATATACAGTTCTTTATTCACCCAGGTAAAGAAAGACTATTATTTATTCCTCAATAGAATAGGTTTAAATCTTCCTACTGGTGAAAGAAGATTGTTCGATGTTTCAAGGTCTTCTTTTTTGGGAGAAGACGATGTGTATATGGGAACAATTTTCATGTTTGAGGATATAACTGATAAAATAACTATTCAACAGCAGCTTATCACTTCTGAAAGACTTGCCTCCATAGGATTATTAGCAGCAGGCATTGCGCATGAAATAAATACTCCCCTAACTGGAATTTCCAGCTATATTCAATATCTTTTAAAAACACCTTCAGAGGATGAGAAATTACCAGAGATCCTTAAAAAGATTGAATCCCAAACAGAAAGGGTTGGGAGAATTGTCAAGAGCCTCCTAAGTTTTTCTCGGCAGGGGAGGCCTTCTGTCCAGAAGATTAAACTTGAAGAGATGATTTCTGATATTATTTCTCTCCTTGATTATAAAATAAAAAAATCAAGAATAGATCTGAATTTAGCTTTGAAAGAATCCCTCATGGTTTGGGGCGATAGAGATAAATTACAACAGGTATTTTTAAATATTATTTCAAATGCCATAGATGCGATGAGTAAGGGAGGGGTTTTAAGTATAGATATACAAGAAACAAAGGGTAATGCAATTATCAGGATTCAGGATACTGGAATCGGCATAAAAAAAGAACATCTTCCTAGAATATTTGATCCGTTTTTTACAACTAAAGGATTTGGAAAAGGAACAGGACTTGGTCTTTCTATTAGTTATGGAATTATTAAAGAACATGGGGGAGATATAGAAGTCCAGAGTGAAGAAGGAAAAGGAACAACTTTTACAATAGAGCTTCCTATCGAGAATAAGAAATTGTTGAATTATGAAGATTTTGAGGGTGAGAGCAAAAATGGCTTATAA
- a CDS encoding sigma-54 dependent transcriptional regulator: MAYKGKIHIVDDEPIINEILERILKSEGYEIEISKTEKEAFEKHKRSYFDVVLLDLMIPGSDGIRILEKLRKIDPHLIVIIMTAYASIESAIKSMKLGAYDYIQKPFKNEELLILIEKGLEKRRLEVENIRLKEELKKKYSFNDIIGKSSSMQKIFDLIQSVASTKATILIQGESGTGKELVAKAIHLNSLRAKYPFVVVNSGSLPPDLLESNLFGHVKGSFTGAIADKKGLFEIANNGSIFFDEIATINLETQAKLLRVIQEKEFMRLGGTEVIKVDARIIAATNVDLKKTVEKGRFREDLFYRLNVIKIDLPPLRERKTDIPLLVNYFIEKYSKENNKEIHGIDDDVMGIFMDYWWPGNVRELEHVIERAVVLTRSKIITKEDIPDPIVNYNPLEAIHQGLLNKIERESSSYFRKEESNEVEMNEDSFSFKEMVYEYQKELILNALKKANGVQKKAAELLKIKPTTLNEMIRRFKL; this comes from the coding sequence ATGGCTTATAAAGGTAAAATTCATATCGTCGATGATGAGCCCATTATAAATGAAATCCTTGAGAGAATTCTAAAATCAGAGGGATATGAAATAGAAATATCAAAGACTGAGAAAGAGGCGTTTGAAAAACACAAAAGGAGCTATTTCGATGTGGTGTTACTCGATTTGATGATCCCTGGAAGTGATGGAATAAGAATATTGGAAAAACTTAGAAAGATTGATCCTCATTTAATTGTAATAATAATGACCGCTTATGCCTCGATTGAATCAGCTATTAAATCGATGAAATTAGGAGCATATGATTACATTCAGAAACCATTTAAAAATGAAGAATTGTTAATTCTTATCGAAAAAGGATTGGAAAAAAGAAGATTAGAAGTAGAAAATATCCGATTAAAAGAAGAATTAAAAAAGAAATACAGTTTTAATGATATAATTGGAAAATCTTCATCAATGCAAAAAATTTTTGATCTCATTCAGTCTGTAGCATCTACAAAAGCTACGATACTGATACAGGGAGAGAGTGGAACTGGAAAAGAGCTTGTAGCAAAAGCTATCCATTTAAATTCATTAAGAGCAAAATACCCTTTTGTTGTTGTAAATTCAGGAAGCCTTCCCCCAGACCTTCTTGAGAGTAATCTGTTCGGGCACGTAAAAGGATCGTTTACCGGTGCAATAGCTGATAAGAAAGGGCTTTTTGAAATAGCGAACAATGGCTCAATTTTTTTTGATGAGATTGCTACCATTAATCTGGAGACCCAGGCGAAACTATTAAGAGTTATTCAGGAAAAAGAATTTATGAGACTTGGTGGAACAGAGGTAATAAAAGTTGATGCAAGGATAATTGCAGCAACAAATGTTGATTTAAAAAAAACAGTAGAAAAAGGAAGGTTCAGAGAGGACTTGTTTTACAGGTTGAATGTTATAAAAATTGATTTACCGCCATTACGGGAAAGGAAGACTGACATTCCTCTTTTAGTTAACTACTTCATAGAAAAATATTCAAAAGAGAATAACAAAGAAATTCACGGAATTGATGATGATGTGATGGGAATTTTTATGGATTATTGGTGGCCTGGAAATGTGAGGGAGCTTGAACATGTGATTGAGAGGGCTGTAGTCCTTACAAGATCAAAAATTATCACAAAAGAAGATATTCCTGATCCCATTGTAAATTATAACCCTTTAGAAGCCATCCATCAGGGTTTATTGAATAAGATTGAAAGAGAGAGCTCATCCTATTTTAGAAAAGAAGAATCAAATGAAGTTGAAATGAATGAGGATTCTTTCTCATTTAAGGAAATGGTGTATGAATATCAAAAAGAGTTGATTTTAAATGCCTTAAAAAAAGCTAATGGAGTTCAGAAAAAAGCTGCGGAATTATTAAAAATTAAACCTACAACTCTGAATGAAATGATAAGAAGATTCAAACTTTAA